One genomic window of Pseudomonas chlororaphis subsp. piscium includes the following:
- a CDS encoding AraC family transcriptional regulator translates to MDPLSGVLSLLRIRNYHSAALKLGGDWAFDFPSRAGIKFTAVVKGSCWVRVSGEPTPQLLQQGDCFLMTRGVPFTLSSDLALPAMDSEGLFQTPAPDEITLDYGGDDVQLVGGRFDFSGVPTQFLLSALPSLVHVQGNSPQASILRWALERFTAELQQQRPGRSLMNEHLAHIMLVEVLRAHLTTLNSEGMGWFFGLADRNLSAALSAMHAAPAQRWTVEELARLAAMSRSAFALRFKQIVGAAPMEYLTHWRMLLAGDRLRNSDDSVASIAFSLGYESESAFSTAFKRVMSHSPRQYQREQSAAVEAQVEADAKAAFKL, encoded by the coding sequence ATGGATCCGCTTTCCGGTGTCCTTTCGCTGTTGAGAATCCGTAACTACCATTCGGCGGCCTTGAAGCTGGGCGGTGACTGGGCCTTCGACTTTCCCAGCCGGGCCGGCATCAAGTTCACGGCCGTGGTCAAGGGCAGTTGCTGGGTGAGGGTCAGTGGCGAGCCAACGCCGCAACTGCTCCAGCAAGGCGACTGCTTCCTGATGACCCGCGGCGTGCCCTTTACCTTGTCCAGCGACCTGGCGCTGCCGGCCATGGATTCCGAAGGGCTGTTTCAAACCCCGGCGCCGGACGAAATCACCCTCGATTACGGCGGCGACGATGTGCAGCTGGTTGGTGGGCGCTTCGACTTTAGCGGCGTCCCCACCCAGTTCCTGCTCAGCGCCCTGCCCTCGCTGGTGCATGTGCAGGGCAACTCGCCCCAGGCGTCGATCCTGCGCTGGGCGCTGGAACGCTTTACCGCCGAGCTGCAACAGCAGCGCCCCGGCCGCTCGCTGATGAACGAGCACCTGGCGCACATCATGCTGGTCGAGGTGCTGCGGGCTCACCTCACCACCCTGAATAGCGAGGGCATGGGCTGGTTTTTCGGCCTGGCGGACCGCAACCTCAGCGCCGCCCTGAGCGCCATGCACGCCGCCCCGGCGCAACGCTGGACAGTCGAGGAACTGGCGCGGCTGGCGGCCATGTCGCGCTCGGCCTTCGCCCTGCGCTTCAAGCAGATAGTCGGCGCCGCGCCAATGGAATACCTGACCCACTGGCGCATGCTGCTGGCCGGCGACCGCCTGAGAAACTCCGACGACTCGGTGGCGTCCATCGCCTTCTCCCTGGGCTATGAGTCGGAGAGCGCCTTCAGCACCGCCTTCAAGCGGGTCATGTCCCACTCGCCACGCCAGTACCAGCGTGAGCAGTCGGCCGCCGTCGAGGCTCAGGTCGAGGCTGACGCCAAGGCCGCCTTCAAGCTTTAG
- a CDS encoding phytanoyl-CoA dioxygenase family protein, whose protein sequence is MTTTTLPERHDYMSNGCARTYRSTAGTQPAVPAAQLDELMGQLQRDGFVVLERLFDDQQVSRMREDLLERFSHTGRNSFEGALTQRLYAVIAKTRVCDALVEHPLILGLLDRLLAPNYLLSQLQAINILPGECAQHLHYDDAFYPMARPRPPYGAATIMALDDFTHDNGATVVIPGSHLWDGRLPTAAEQASVMPVIMPKGSVVFFLGTLWHGGGANHSGAPRPALTAQYCEPWARQQENFILSTPRQVARQCSEHIQRMLGYSIHAPFMGMVNGMHPKRMLEEPEGH, encoded by the coding sequence ATGACAACAACAACCTTGCCCGAGCGGCACGACTACATGAGCAACGGATGCGCCAGGACCTATAGGTCGACCGCCGGTACCCAGCCCGCGGTGCCCGCCGCGCAGCTCGATGAACTGATGGGCCAGCTGCAGCGCGACGGTTTCGTGGTGCTCGAACGGCTGTTCGATGACCAGCAGGTTAGCCGCATGCGCGAGGACCTGCTCGAGCGTTTTTCCCATACCGGGCGCAACTCGTTCGAGGGCGCGCTCACCCAGCGGCTGTATGCGGTGATTGCGAAAACCCGGGTCTGCGATGCGCTGGTGGAGCACCCGCTGATCCTCGGCCTGCTGGACCGGCTCCTGGCGCCCAACTACCTGCTGTCCCAGCTGCAGGCCATCAATATCCTGCCGGGGGAGTGCGCCCAGCACCTGCATTACGACGACGCCTTTTACCCCATGGCGCGCCCGCGGCCGCCCTATGGCGCGGCGACGATCATGGCCCTGGACGACTTCACCCACGACAACGGCGCCACCGTGGTGATTCCCGGCAGCCATCTGTGGGACGGGCGCCTGCCCACCGCCGCCGAACAGGCGTCCGTGATGCCGGTGATCATGCCCAAGGGCTCGGTGGTGTTTTTCCTCGGTACCCTCTGGCACGGCGGCGGCGCCAATCACAGCGGCGCGCCACGCCCGGCGCTGACGGCGCAGTACTGCGAACCCTGGGCGCGCCAGCAGGAGAACTTCATCCTGTCGACCCCGCGCCAGGTCGCCCGGCAATGCAGCGAGCATATCCAGCGCATGCTGGGCTACTCGATCCACGCGCCGTTCATGGGCATGGTCAACGGCATGCACCCCAAGCGCATGCTGGAAGAGCCGGAGGGGCATTGA
- a CDS encoding DUF4123 domain-containing protein: MTRISPQQWMIEQRRLGCSVCLILDSEGETDIRQALLNNRDADQYCSVYSETPVADLANAGPFIFLIDNPEDRRLNELLKVPERNWGWLASVAPKAGRNELVRHWRERLIVGIRPHQALYRFHDNRVLSRALGHLAAGALPEYLGPVISVCYWQGEHWQARANPAPGNYPVPKNPAWCNVPAEGDQSAHLREVNARRYLLAQHLDAYARIAEQQDPDLWLSTHLALADAWSWQSPEQLEFLLVQSLKETDGTLAARWQAHPDETPAAHFQRVYQATQFWQGDAS; the protein is encoded by the coding sequence ATGACCCGCATATCGCCTCAGCAATGGATGATTGAACAACGCCGCCTTGGGTGCTCTGTGTGCTTGATTCTGGACTCTGAAGGTGAAACCGATATTCGTCAGGCGTTGTTGAACAACCGCGATGCTGATCAGTATTGCAGTGTGTACAGCGAAACGCCGGTCGCCGATCTGGCGAATGCAGGGCCCTTTATATTCCTCATCGACAACCCTGAAGATCGGCGCTTGAACGAGTTGCTCAAGGTGCCTGAAAGGAACTGGGGTTGGCTGGCCAGTGTTGCACCGAAAGCGGGGCGGAACGAGCTGGTCAGACATTGGCGCGAACGGCTGATCGTCGGGATACGACCCCATCAAGCGCTCTACCGCTTTCACGACAACCGCGTGCTGAGCCGCGCACTTGGGCACTTGGCCGCCGGGGCCCTGCCGGAATACCTGGGGCCTGTAATCAGCGTCTGCTACTGGCAGGGAGAACACTGGCAAGCCCGTGCCAATCCGGCTCCAGGCAACTATCCAGTCCCCAAGAACCCTGCATGGTGCAACGTGCCCGCTGAGGGCGACCAATCGGCCCACCTACGCGAGGTCAATGCCCGCCGCTATCTACTGGCGCAACACCTGGATGCCTATGCGCGAATTGCCGAGCAACAAGACCCCGATCTATGGCTCAGCACGCATTTGGCCCTGGCTGATGCCTGGAGTTGGCAATCGCCGGAGCAACTGGAGTTCTTGTTGGTCCAGAGTTTAAAGGAAACAGACGGTACACTTGCCGCGCGCTGGCAGGCGCACCCCGATGAAACTCCGGCAGCTCATTTCCAGCGGGTTTATCAGGCAACGCAATTTTGGCAAGGAGACGCCTCGTAA
- a CDS encoding type VI secretion system tip protein VgrG — protein MFNASPQTHFSLTINDFKHDLQVLSFTGQESISAPFSFDLELVSERPDLDIESLLHKQAFLAFNDQGAGIHGQVYRIAQGDSGKRLTRYSLTLVPQLAYLAHRTNQRIFQQQTVPQIIAQILEEHGIQSNAYQFQLGSIYPARDYCVQYNESDLYFIQRLCWEEGIHYHFQHSKQGHTLVLGDDQTIFPKLGRPTAYVQDSGLVADDPVIKGFHLRFATRTSRTTQRDYDFEKVRMTLEADYRPATENGQPDLEDYQYPGGFLQRERGKLLSQRALEAHRADYRQAEGKSDQPLLVSGHFLELSEHPRQEWNDLWLLTSVRHEGLQPQVLEESLPSDTSERKDDFHQGYRNTFTATPWDVFYRPQQAYEKPRILGSQTALVTGPRGEEIHCDQHGRVKVQFHWDREGQTDDKSSCWLRVASSWAGTSHGAVTIPRVGMEVLVSFLEGNPDSPLISGCLSNSANPVPYELPAHKTRSVFRSRSSPDSSGFNELHLEDRSGQELIYLRAQRDMEQKVENDSRLEVGNERKETIKGNSIAVLEAEDHRTVTADRKVQLKANDYLLVGSSSHTRVGQTLVAEAGQEVHLKAGANLILDAGASITLKAGGQHIVIGPGGIFSSTDIQIGGAPVEGTAANPILPGALTALMAPPALPPMIALSQNALMAVSKVKSPDFCPICEVCKNGLCLTEGATA, from the coding sequence ATGTTCAATGCAAGTCCACAGACGCATTTCAGCCTGACCATTAACGACTTCAAGCACGACCTTCAGGTCCTTTCGTTTACTGGACAAGAATCCATCAGCGCACCCTTTTCCTTTGATCTGGAGCTGGTTAGCGAACGGCCCGATCTGGACATCGAAAGCCTCTTGCACAAGCAAGCCTTTCTGGCCTTCAACGACCAGGGCGCCGGCATTCATGGACAGGTCTACCGCATCGCGCAAGGTGACTCAGGTAAGCGATTGACCCGCTACAGCCTTACCCTGGTCCCGCAGTTAGCCTATCTGGCGCACCGTACCAACCAACGAATATTCCAGCAGCAAACCGTCCCGCAGATCATCGCGCAGATTCTTGAAGAACACGGAATCCAAAGCAACGCCTATCAGTTTCAGCTGGGGTCGATCTACCCAGCACGGGACTACTGCGTCCAGTACAACGAATCTGACCTCTACTTCATTCAGCGCCTGTGCTGGGAAGAAGGCATCCATTACCACTTTCAACATTCAAAACAAGGCCACACACTGGTATTGGGTGACGACCAGACGATATTCCCAAAGCTGGGCAGGCCGACAGCCTATGTGCAGGACAGTGGTCTGGTTGCCGATGACCCCGTGATCAAAGGTTTTCACCTGCGCTTTGCGACCCGCACCAGTCGAACCACGCAACGCGATTACGACTTTGAGAAAGTCCGCATGACGCTGGAGGCCGACTATCGCCCAGCGACCGAGAACGGGCAGCCTGATCTGGAGGACTACCAATACCCCGGCGGTTTCCTTCAGCGCGAACGGGGCAAACTGTTGAGCCAACGGGCTCTGGAAGCCCATCGTGCAGACTACCGTCAGGCCGAAGGTAAAAGTGATCAACCCTTGCTGGTCAGTGGTCACTTTCTGGAGCTGTCCGAACACCCACGCCAAGAGTGGAATGACCTCTGGCTGCTGACCTCGGTTCGCCATGAAGGCTTGCAACCTCAAGTGTTGGAGGAAAGCCTTCCCAGTGACACCAGCGAGCGCAAGGACGATTTCCATCAGGGCTATCGCAACACCTTTACCGCGACACCCTGGGACGTGTTCTATCGCCCACAACAGGCCTACGAGAAACCTCGGATACTCGGCAGTCAGACAGCGTTGGTCACCGGCCCCAGAGGCGAGGAAATCCACTGTGACCAGCATGGGAGGGTCAAGGTACAGTTCCATTGGGACCGCGAAGGCCAGACCGATGATAAAAGCAGTTGCTGGCTACGTGTCGCCTCCAGCTGGGCAGGGACCAGCCATGGCGCGGTGACCATCCCTCGGGTCGGCATGGAGGTACTGGTTTCATTCCTGGAGGGCAACCCCGATTCGCCCCTGATCAGTGGCTGCCTGAGCAACAGCGCTAACCCTGTCCCTTACGAACTACCCGCCCACAAGACCCGCAGCGTCTTTCGCAGCCGCAGTTCACCCGACAGCAGTGGCTTCAATGAATTGCATCTGGAAGACCGTAGCGGCCAGGAGCTGATCTACCTGCGGGCTCAGCGCGATATGGAGCAGAAGGTCGAAAATGACAGTCGGTTGGAAGTCGGTAACGAACGTAAAGAAACCATCAAGGGCAACAGCATTGCCGTATTGGAAGCCGAAGACCACCGCACTGTCACCGCTGACCGCAAAGTCCAGCTCAAGGCCAACGACTATTTGTTGGTCGGTAGCAGCAGCCATACCCGCGTAGGCCAAACGCTGGTCGCCGAAGCCGGGCAGGAGGTCCACCTTAAAGCCGGAGCCAATCTGATTCTGGACGCGGGTGCGAGCATTACCTTGAAGGCCGGTGGTCAACACATCGTGATTGGCCCTGGTGGGATCTTCAGCAGTACTGATATTCAAATCGGTGGCGCCCCAGTAGAAGGGACTGCGGCCAATCCAATATTGCCAGGGGCACTGACAGCCCTGATGGCCCCTCCAGCACTCCCCCCGATGATTGCTCTGTCCCAGAATGCCCTGATGGCCGTCTCCAAGGTGAAAAGCCCTGACTTCTGTCCGATCTGCGAGGTCTGCAAAAATGGTCTCTGCCTGACTGAGGGAGCCACGGCATGA
- a CDS encoding helix-turn-helix domain-containing protein: protein MTRAYPHWIVAPTIPARFVREMLGQLRLDADARAALLERCDLPIEALRDGYRVAPLNYRALSRLSVGLGADEAFGFFAHPVPLGCFEQLLRLLVHLPTLADAFDEAARFYKLFDDAPPWRLETEGKIARLRLTPRPGAQTDSVLWPHMLLLSLWHTGSWLAGETLPLRRIVLPRQLTGFTAQTRFLFGRQPTFGAGAWLELPAANLQAPLMRRPAEVARFARQLLPAVIAPGPLATFEAHLRALLCAAEPFAGLSEIQAAKALGISRQTLARRLAALGVTFLGVRDELRRDLACTLLARGSVSVAELAERLGYSEPSAFQRAFKQWTGLPPGAYRGRRR, encoded by the coding sequence ATGACCCGCGCCTACCCGCACTGGATCGTCGCCCCGACCATTCCCGCGCGTTTTGTGCGCGAGATGCTGGGCCAGCTGCGCCTCGATGCCGACGCACGCGCGGCCCTGCTGGAGCGTTGCGACTTGCCGATAGAAGCCCTGCGCGACGGCTATCGTGTCGCGCCACTCAACTACCGGGCCTTGAGCCGCCTGAGCGTTGGCCTCGGCGCCGACGAAGCCTTCGGTTTTTTCGCCCACCCCGTGCCCCTGGGCTGCTTCGAGCAACTGCTGCGCCTGCTGGTGCACCTGCCGACACTGGCCGATGCCTTCGACGAAGCCGCGCGCTTCTACAAACTGTTCGATGATGCGCCGCCCTGGCGCCTGGAAACCGAGGGCAAGATCGCCCGCCTGCGGCTGACACCCCGGCCCGGGGCCCAGACCGACTCGGTGCTGTGGCCGCATATGCTGCTGTTGTCGCTTTGGCATACCGGGAGCTGGCTCGCCGGCGAAACCCTGCCGCTGCGGCGAATCGTCCTGCCCCGGCAGCTCACCGGCTTCACCGCGCAAACGCGCTTTCTGTTCGGGCGCCAGCCCACCTTTGGCGCCGGTGCCTGGCTGGAGCTGCCCGCGGCGAACCTGCAAGCGCCGCTGATGCGCCGGCCGGCGGAGGTTGCGCGCTTCGCTCGCCAACTGTTGCCGGCGGTGATCGCTCCCGGCCCGCTGGCCACTTTCGAAGCCCACCTGCGTGCCTTGCTATGCGCCGCCGAGCCCTTTGCCGGGCTGTCGGAAATCCAGGCAGCCAAGGCCCTGGGCATTTCCCGCCAGACCCTGGCCCGCCGCCTGGCCGCCCTGGGCGTGACCTTCCTCGGGGTGCGCGACGAATTGCGCCGCGACCTGGCCTGCACCCTGCTGGCGCGCGGCTCGGTGAGTGTCGCCGAGCTGGCCGAGCGCCTGGGCTACTCCGAACCCAGCGCCTTCCAGCGCGCCTTCAAACAGTGGACCGGACTGCCGCCAGGGGCCTATCGCGGTAGGCGGCGCTGA
- a CDS encoding SDR family NAD(P)-dependent oxidoreductase, whose amino-acid sequence MKRLHKKIALVTGSSKGIGAAIAKQLAKDGATVIVNYSRGREEADRVVEEILQAGGRAHAIQANVGDALEVKTLFKAIVHAHGHLDILVNNAGVYSTAPLAEIEEQEFHRQFNLNVLGLIQCTREAVGVFNPEGGSIVNISSSVTSFTPANSTVYTASKGAVDAVTRTLANELGPKNIRVNSVNPGLVVTEGVHASGFFEDAFRQKIEAITPLGRIGKPEDIAPAVAFLASSDAGWITGEILVIGGGLH is encoded by the coding sequence ATGAAAAGACTGCACAAGAAAATCGCCCTGGTCACCGGCTCGTCCAAGGGCATCGGCGCCGCCATTGCCAAGCAACTGGCCAAGGACGGCGCCACGGTGATCGTCAACTACAGCCGCGGCCGCGAAGAGGCCGACCGGGTGGTGGAAGAGATCCTGCAGGCGGGCGGCCGTGCCCATGCCATCCAGGCGAATGTCGGCGATGCCCTGGAAGTGAAGACGCTGTTCAAGGCCATCGTCCATGCGCATGGCCATCTCGATATCCTGGTGAACAACGCCGGCGTCTACTCCACCGCGCCCCTGGCGGAGATCGAAGAGCAGGAGTTCCACCGCCAGTTCAACCTCAATGTCCTGGGCCTGATCCAGTGCACCCGCGAAGCGGTCGGCGTGTTCAACCCCGAGGGCGGCAGCATCGTCAATATCAGCTCCAGCGTCACCTCGTTCACCCCGGCCAACTCGACGGTCTACACCGCCTCCAAAGGCGCGGTGGACGCCGTCACCCGGACCCTGGCCAACGAACTGGGGCCGAAGAACATCCGCGTCAACTCGGTCAACCCGGGGCTGGTGGTCACCGAAGGCGTGCATGCCAGCGGCTTCTTCGAAGACGCCTTCCGCCAGAAGATCGAAGCCATCACGCCCCTGGGACGTATCGGCAAACCCGAGGACATCGCCCCCGCGGTGGCGTTTCTCGCGTCCAGTGACGCCGGATGGATCACCGGCGAGATCCTGGTGATCGGTGGCGGGCTGCACTAA
- a CDS encoding erythromycin esterase family protein codes for MNPRKGRQEISRPGKEPLSRLQALLRQYAEPLPPLESAAFGELFDRYADARVVLIGEASHGTREFYRARVAISQRLITHHGFRIVAIEADWPDAGQIDRRVRDLGPSTAREQPFSRFPSWMWRNVEVRDFTRWLHHYNRSLPADQRVEFRGLDVYSLRNSIGEVLAYLDSTDPQLAREARRRYGCLTPWQDDPALYGHSVERGHEASCEEAVVQQLNTLLSERLAANPEALFSATQNARVIRCAEQYYRAMFRSSTASWNLRDKHMFDTLQALLAHRGANARAVVWAHNSHIGNAAATYMGWRGEFNIGQLCRMAYGDSAVLIGMSTDRGQVVAADDWDGDMGIKEVRPSLADSWEQQFLQAGIPASLTDWRAPEREDLRQALSEPLLERAIGVIYRPATERQSHYFQADLGEQFDALVWFEATSALTPLPVASGPSHEEDTFPFGV; via the coding sequence ATGAACCCACGCAAAGGCCGGCAGGAGATCTCCAGGCCTGGCAAGGAGCCTCTCAGTAGGCTCCAGGCCCTGCTGCGCCAATACGCCGAACCCCTGCCCCCACTCGAGTCCGCGGCTTTCGGCGAGCTGTTCGACCGTTATGCGGACGCCAGGGTGGTGTTGATCGGCGAAGCCAGTCACGGCACCCGTGAGTTCTATCGAGCCCGTGTCGCCATCAGCCAACGCCTGATCACCCACCACGGCTTCAGGATCGTCGCTATCGAGGCCGACTGGCCCGACGCCGGGCAGATCGACCGGCGCGTGCGTGACCTGGGCCCGTCGACCGCAAGGGAACAGCCATTCAGCCGCTTTCCGAGCTGGATGTGGCGCAACGTCGAGGTGCGCGACTTCACCCGTTGGCTGCACCACTACAACCGGTCCCTGCCCGCGGATCAGCGCGTCGAGTTTCGCGGGCTCGACGTCTATAGCTTGCGCAATTCCATCGGCGAAGTACTGGCCTATCTCGATAGCACCGACCCGCAGCTGGCGCGTGAAGCGCGCCGGCGTTATGGCTGCCTGACGCCCTGGCAGGACGACCCGGCGCTGTATGGGCATTCTGTCGAGCGCGGCCACGAGGCCTCCTGCGAAGAAGCGGTGGTGCAACAGTTGAACACCTTGTTGAGCGAACGCCTTGCCGCGAACCCTGAAGCGCTATTCAGCGCCACGCAGAATGCGCGGGTCATACGCTGCGCCGAGCAGTACTACCGGGCCATGTTCAGAAGCTCGACAGCCTCCTGGAACCTGCGAGACAAGCACATGTTCGACACCCTGCAGGCCTTGCTCGCCCATCGCGGTGCCAACGCCAGGGCTGTGGTCTGGGCGCATAACTCGCACATCGGCAACGCCGCGGCCACCTACATGGGCTGGCGCGGCGAGTTCAACATCGGCCAGTTGTGCCGCATGGCCTATGGCGACAGCGCCGTGCTGATCGGCATGAGCACCGACCGCGGCCAGGTCGTGGCCGCCGATGACTGGGACGGCGACATGGGGATCAAGGAGGTGCGGCCTTCCCTTGCCGACAGCTGGGAGCAGCAGTTTCTCCAGGCGGGTATCCCCGCCTCGCTGACCGACTGGCGCGCCCCCGAACGCGAAGACCTGCGCCAAGCGTTATCCGAGCCGCTGCTGGAGCGGGCAATCGGGGTCATCTACCGCCCCGCGACGGAGCGCCAAAGTCACTATTTCCAAGCCGACCTGGGCGAGCAGTTCGATGCGCTGGTCTGGTTCGAAGCGACCAGCGCCCTCACGCCATTGCCGGTGGCCAGCGGCCCTAGTCATGAAGAAGACACCTTCCCTTTCGGGGTCTAG
- a CDS encoding lipase family protein: protein MATLDEELKHPLNSRMFTCPVQGKWTSFQLVDEMGEGQPYAGLTYKVIDTEGYTYEGKLDSTGTGKVENHFAGPIALILDQEYSGESLPYEGLKNRKYYPLPITELQVRAEQTRYAHKDGFRTQSNPAQACADFFCQVEVRHFVEHVAHLPPEVDCHYPLRPGWAKLMCEHGERGVCLLPNKHNVLEVRPLRALRPMLSTDSQFCALNLYQLAIMATLSYNPFGQEPDKTPIKEKAVGFPQKPSMGNWFGDALAKFDEIWKVDPGQAKAYYPLYEDVPYSKRLEIVPFDPDLYPSNSPDLEEDQETPASIHFLDDRGQSKDTDTQAFITHNDELVLIAVRGTNEKLADGLRDADALQVPFTQGVGQVHRGFYDAALKVYDLTLKYLDKFYTGQKLIICGHSLGGAITLLLSEMLRRQKEYEVDIVLYTYGSPRTADATFVKGAKALTHYRMVNHNDPVPSVPGTWMNTKPKVYLAGAALSFVNVPVGLSVFAAGITNLSGEPYEHHGILRHFFPVDFGGKEESSILWAPCCDTITQHAACTLAVQQINGLPDRPGLISQAFHGGNHSMVGGYIPSCWATLRRWQEALELKRSLVTDSEFKAIDGQLKRITDQLRSRRSDLRARPDKYVEAHEPAIDAFSREVDKVQETRDRLGTLRQEKVNEAKVYGSLTQHAEALADNLRRWQAHPENRVAEQLAMAPTANTDDGLMASIYGHTIGAPHTLDIDALI from the coding sequence ATGGCTACTTTGGATGAAGAACTGAAGCACCCGCTAAACAGCCGTATGTTTACCTGCCCTGTTCAAGGCAAATGGACCAGCTTCCAGTTGGTGGATGAGATGGGTGAAGGACAGCCTTATGCTGGGCTGACCTACAAAGTTATTGATACCGAAGGCTATACCTACGAAGGCAAACTCGATAGCACGGGGACAGGCAAGGTAGAAAACCATTTTGCAGGCCCAATAGCATTAATTCTTGATCAAGAATATAGCGGCGAGAGCCTCCCCTATGAAGGCTTAAAAAATCGGAAATACTACCCTCTCCCAATAACAGAGTTGCAAGTCAGAGCGGAGCAAACCCGTTACGCTCATAAAGATGGCTTTCGGACCCAAAGTAACCCGGCGCAAGCCTGTGCGGATTTCTTCTGCCAAGTCGAAGTGCGTCATTTCGTCGAACATGTTGCGCACTTACCACCTGAGGTCGATTGTCACTACCCACTCCGTCCGGGATGGGCCAAACTGATGTGCGAACATGGCGAGCGCGGTGTCTGTCTGCTGCCCAACAAGCACAACGTGTTGGAGGTTCGCCCTTTACGGGCCTTGCGCCCGATGCTCTCCACCGATTCACAGTTCTGTGCATTGAATCTGTATCAACTCGCCATCATGGCCACCTTGAGCTACAACCCGTTTGGTCAGGAACCGGATAAGACTCCAATCAAGGAGAAGGCAGTAGGTTTCCCGCAGAAACCGAGCATGGGTAACTGGTTTGGCGACGCCCTGGCCAAGTTCGATGAAATCTGGAAGGTGGACCCTGGGCAAGCCAAGGCGTACTACCCGCTATATGAAGACGTGCCGTACTCCAAGCGTCTGGAAATCGTGCCGTTTGACCCTGACCTGTACCCATCGAACAGCCCGGATTTAGAAGAAGATCAGGAAACCCCTGCCAGTATTCATTTTCTTGATGATCGAGGCCAAAGCAAGGATACCGACACGCAAGCGTTTATCACCCATAACGATGAGCTGGTCCTGATTGCAGTACGCGGCACCAATGAGAAATTAGCGGATGGACTCCGTGATGCTGATGCGCTTCAGGTTCCATTTACACAAGGTGTCGGCCAAGTTCATCGTGGATTCTATGACGCAGCGCTGAAGGTCTATGACCTCACGCTCAAGTATCTCGACAAGTTCTACACCGGGCAGAAACTGATCATTTGCGGCCATAGCCTGGGTGGTGCTATTACCTTGCTGCTCTCGGAGATGCTACGCCGCCAGAAAGAATATGAAGTCGACATCGTGCTGTACACCTACGGTTCCCCAAGAACCGCCGACGCGACCTTCGTAAAAGGCGCTAAAGCCCTGACACATTACCGCATGGTCAACCATAACGACCCAGTGCCAAGCGTGCCGGGGACCTGGATGAACACCAAGCCCAAGGTGTATCTCGCGGGAGCAGCACTCAGCTTCGTAAACGTCCCTGTTGGCCTCTCGGTGTTTGCTGCGGGCATTACCAACCTGAGCGGTGAGCCATATGAACACCACGGCATACTCCGTCACTTCTTCCCCGTAGATTTCGGAGGGAAAGAAGAGTCCTCGATTCTCTGGGCACCGTGCTGCGACACCATTACCCAGCACGCCGCCTGCACCCTGGCCGTACAGCAAATCAATGGACTCCCCGACCGCCCCGGGCTGATTTCCCAAGCGTTTCATGGCGGCAACCATTCAATGGTGGGTGGCTACATTCCCAGTTGCTGGGCCACTCTTCGACGCTGGCAAGAAGCGCTGGAACTCAAGCGTTCTCTGGTTACCGACAGTGAGTTCAAAGCGATAGATGGCCAGCTGAAACGCATTACCGACCAATTGCGCAGTCGGCGCAGTGACTTGCGAGCCCGCCCTGACAAGTACGTCGAGGCCCATGAACCTGCTATTGATGCATTCAGTCGCGAGGTCGATAAAGTGCAAGAGACCCGTGACCGATTAGGGACTTTGCGTCAAGAGAAGGTTAACGAGGCGAAGGTCTATGGCTCACTAACTCAACACGCCGAAGCACTGGCAGACAACTTGCGTCGCTGGCAGGCTCACCCGGAAAACAGAGTGGCCGAACAACTGGCCATGGCCCCCACTGCGAATACAGATGATGGTCTGATGGCTTCGATCTACGGACACACCATTGGTGCGCCACATACGCTTGATATTGACGCACTCATCTAA